The Stieleria sp. JC731 genome has a segment encoding these proteins:
- a CDS encoding helix-turn-helix transcriptional regulator, with amino-acid sequence MARNEQLIRQHKLLQLLELSRFGRTLDELRGDLVADLGLTTLHERTVRRDIEALQAAGFDIQSETLQRGRVFKLGQNTKDVHEIGISSTELIALSIGRELLYPLMGTQYWRGIETFWNKVQEAVPNGVFDHYARYRAALHVFGSPYKSYERQEGMLKTINRAILEHRLVEIEYQAIGKPVSTRKIEPYGLAVYQSSIYIVAASPREKDRQSTDQEAGDLEKNARLRNWKLDRFRQARLLDEYFKPDPDIDLAKYLGSSIGIFSGDSPTMVQIKLGKRSAAYVREDPWHPDQILEDIDEDTTMLTVPASHPREILPRVLSLGADAEVIGPEEFRTTIAESVRQMATTYGNSNT; translated from the coding sequence ATGGCAAGAAACGAACAGCTCATCCGACAGCACAAGCTCCTGCAACTTCTAGAATTATCGCGGTTTGGCCGCACCCTCGATGAATTGCGTGGTGACTTGGTCGCCGACCTTGGACTGACCACACTTCACGAACGAACGGTCCGTCGCGACATCGAGGCCCTGCAAGCGGCGGGCTTTGACATCCAGTCCGAAACGCTTCAGCGTGGACGTGTTTTCAAGCTTGGACAAAACACCAAAGACGTCCACGAGATTGGGATTTCGTCGACCGAACTGATTGCCCTGTCAATCGGCCGCGAGCTGCTTTATCCCCTGATGGGAACCCAGTACTGGCGCGGGATCGAGACCTTCTGGAACAAAGTTCAAGAAGCGGTCCCCAATGGCGTTTTCGACCATTACGCACGGTACCGAGCTGCGCTGCATGTCTTTGGCTCGCCTTACAAATCGTATGAACGCCAAGAAGGCATGCTCAAGACAATCAACCGAGCGATCCTTGAGCATCGCTTGGTTGAAATCGAGTATCAAGCGATCGGCAAACCGGTCTCGACGCGAAAAATCGAACCGTATGGCTTGGCGGTTTATCAAAGCAGCATCTACATCGTTGCCGCATCGCCGCGGGAAAAAGACAGACAAAGCACCGACCAAGAAGCCGGCGACCTGGAAAAGAACGCTCGCCTGCGCAACTGGAAACTCGACCGATTCCGCCAAGCACGCTTGTTGGACGAATACTTTAAACCGGATCCGGATATCGATCTTGCCAAGTACCTGGGCAGCAGCATTGGCATCTTCTCGGGAGACTCTCCCACGATGGTGCAGATCAAGCTTGGAAAACGAAGTGCTGCCTATGTCCGCGAGGATCCTTGGCACCCAGATCAGATCTTAGAAGACATCGACGAAGACACAACAATGCTGACCGTACCGGCATCGCATCCGCGTGAGATTCTTCCGCGTGTACTTTCGCTGGGAGCGGACGCAGAAGTCATCGGGCCGGAAGAGTTTCGGACGACGATTGCGGAGTCGGTTCGTCAGATGGCCACAACCTATGGCAATTCAAATACCTAG
- a CDS encoding mechanosensitive ion channel family protein yields the protein MTRPRRLPIAALLFTYLLFPLASYGQEAESNSSVSGSLDEYIAVTTANPDVPIDQLQIMARPLTKSELQVEADAWFKLLRAKAAQVAAVRLGAKKATAALSTNNETEAANTIREAESIVEKASEKAEQTEQEITEEAAAETGEIADPSDPPDLSDDVTTSETIEAAAVSDSTAPSSTASAEDETSIVDPSQSSGSNESNDEDSTSEANSTEESSTTSNSADAVAATVRDNLLDNVSVLQDERTALGDRLEVILDSLELKGGDAQEYRDYVNAISGIELDTSDVKSAWSGMIGWLRSKEGGQRWAWNFVRFIVILLVTWLIAKIVARIVNWLLDRKIRLSQLAERLISQTVKNAVLAIGFAVALTALEIDITPIVAAIGATGLVIGLALQGTLSNFASGLMILINRPFDVGHVVSAGGITGTIDQMNLVSTRFRTFDNQTIYVPNNEIWNNVITNITANENRRVDMEFGIGYDDDFELAEDIIKDVVKNHELVLSDPEPAVVTHALADSSVNIVCRPWAKTSDWWTVKTDVTRAVKKRFDEAGISIPYPQQDVHIHRVLPKTSKDSAR from the coding sequence ATGACGCGACCGCGTAGACTTCCAATAGCGGCACTTCTATTTACCTACTTGCTGTTCCCTCTTGCGTCTTACGGCCAAGAGGCGGAATCAAATTCTTCTGTCTCAGGCTCGTTAGACGAATACATTGCTGTAACGACAGCGAATCCGGATGTTCCCATTGATCAATTGCAGATCATGGCCCGGCCGTTGACCAAATCTGAATTGCAAGTCGAAGCCGACGCGTGGTTCAAGCTGCTGCGCGCGAAAGCGGCACAGGTGGCTGCGGTACGGTTGGGCGCCAAAAAGGCAACGGCGGCGTTATCGACGAACAACGAAACCGAAGCGGCCAACACGATCCGAGAAGCGGAGAGCATTGTCGAAAAGGCTTCTGAAAAGGCGGAACAAACGGAGCAGGAAATCACCGAAGAAGCCGCCGCCGAAACTGGTGAAATCGCTGATCCCAGCGACCCGCCAGATCTTTCGGACGATGTGACTACTTCCGAAACGATCGAGGCAGCCGCGGTTTCAGATTCCACCGCGCCAAGTTCCACCGCTTCGGCCGAAGACGAAACGTCGATCGTGGATCCTTCTCAATCTTCGGGCTCAAATGAGTCCAATGACGAAGACTCCACATCGGAAGCAAACTCCACTGAAGAAAGTTCGACTACCTCCAATTCTGCTGATGCCGTTGCGGCGACGGTACGGGACAACCTTCTGGACAACGTTTCGGTTCTACAAGACGAACGGACCGCTCTCGGCGATCGACTCGAAGTCATTCTCGATTCGCTGGAACTTAAAGGCGGCGACGCACAGGAATATCGAGACTATGTCAACGCAATCTCGGGAATCGAGCTGGATACATCGGACGTTAAATCGGCCTGGAGCGGAATGATCGGATGGCTCAGATCGAAAGAAGGCGGACAGCGTTGGGCTTGGAACTTCGTCCGGTTCATCGTGATCCTGCTAGTCACTTGGTTGATCGCGAAGATTGTCGCCAGGATCGTGAACTGGCTGCTTGACCGAAAGATTCGTTTGTCACAGTTAGCCGAACGCCTGATTTCACAAACGGTCAAGAACGCCGTGCTCGCGATCGGATTTGCGGTCGCCTTGACGGCTTTGGAAATTGACATCACGCCCATTGTCGCCGCGATCGGTGCGACAGGTCTCGTGATTGGATTGGCCCTGCAAGGGACGCTCAGCAATTTTGCGTCGGGGCTGATGATCTTGATCAACCGTCCCTTTGACGTTGGCCATGTCGTTTCCGCAGGTGGCATCACCGGAACGATCGACCAAATGAACTTGGTGTCGACTCGGTTTCGAACATTCGACAACCAAACGATCTACGTTCCAAACAATGAGATCTGGAACAATGTCATCACCAATATCACCGCCAATGAAAACCGCCGCGTCGATATGGAATTCGGTATTGGCTATGACGATGATTTCGAACTGGCCGAAGACATCATCAAAGATGTCGTCAAGAACCATGAGCTTGTGCTCAGTGATCCAGAACCAGCCGTCGTGACACATGCATTGGCGGACTCATCGGTCAACATCGTTTGCCGTCCATGGGCAAAGACAAGCGATTGGTGGACTGTTAAGACCGACGTCACGAGAGCTGTCAAGAAACGCTTTGACGAAGCAGGCATCTCGATTCCCTATCCGCAACAAGATGTCCACATCCATCGCGTCTTGCCAAAGACGTCGAAAGATTCAGCACGGTGA
- a CDS encoding DUF3754 domain-containing protein, giving the protein MSKSVERILTTWSLDGTGPLTRSIAEVSTTGWIEPDASHWSIESFVPIETSALLNHLREVDTELSTDGPRKIIFDSAVRHITHDVDELSARRQTQFSDQYQELDPDSDCITPQSAGDDEADPPIDNLIDLIESTIKDAGYSKLTQEDIEKCVGVASHWGVPMSANFDLFRHLSVYARGDIVGQRCHRNLFHLYRLEMVDVAIYQRLVVIFQLTEDHERGELLPANKVHLRIFKNIPKQDVDMLLPGTKIKLSGIDHAKVIVPSLSGWIFSLQKISRFVLVTLALAAYYSTALIIGLVLAGIGYGVKSFFGYFQTKNRYLLNLTRNLYFQKLDTNAGAGLQLVGQARRQRMNEAILAFYAVLSEEEPISLRRLRRKCERLVREAVDVEIDFPAERVVDYLLHLQLIEGDNEGRYEVIDPVGNDVGDSAG; this is encoded by the coding sequence GTGTCAAAGTCGGTCGAACGCATTCTTACCACTTGGTCCCTAGACGGAACAGGGCCACTGACACGCTCGATCGCAGAAGTCAGCACCACCGGGTGGATTGAACCCGACGCCAGTCATTGGTCGATCGAGTCATTCGTCCCGATCGAAACGAGTGCCTTGCTGAATCACTTGCGCGAGGTAGACACGGAGCTGTCCACAGACGGTCCGCGAAAAATCATTTTTGATTCGGCAGTGAGGCATATCACGCACGATGTCGATGAGCTATCGGCTAGGCGGCAAACCCAGTTCTCGGATCAGTATCAAGAACTCGATCCAGATAGTGATTGCATCACACCACAGTCAGCCGGTGATGACGAAGCGGATCCACCGATCGATAACTTGATTGACTTGATTGAATCGACAATCAAAGATGCCGGCTATTCGAAACTGACTCAGGAAGATATTGAAAAGTGTGTCGGCGTTGCCAGCCATTGGGGCGTACCGATGAGCGCCAACTTCGATCTCTTTCGGCACCTTTCCGTCTACGCGCGAGGGGACATCGTCGGACAACGATGCCATCGAAACCTTTTCCATCTCTACCGCTTGGAAATGGTCGATGTTGCGATCTATCAACGATTGGTGGTGATCTTTCAGTTGACCGAAGATCACGAGCGTGGGGAGTTGCTACCTGCCAACAAGGTACACCTTCGCATCTTTAAGAACATCCCAAAGCAAGATGTCGACATGTTGCTGCCGGGAACCAAGATCAAGCTAAGCGGTATCGATCACGCCAAGGTGATCGTGCCGAGTTTGAGTGGCTGGATCTTCTCGCTGCAAAAGATCTCGCGTTTTGTACTCGTCACATTGGCATTGGCTGCCTATTACAGCACCGCTTTGATAATCGGCTTGGTGCTCGCAGGGATCGGCTACGGGGTAAAAAGCTTCTTCGGTTATTTTCAGACGAAGAATCGTTATCTGTTGAACCTGACCAGGAACCTTTACTTCCAAAAGCTGGACACCAACGCGGGTGCCGGCTTGCAACTAGTCGGTCAAGCACGTCGGCAACGAATGAACGAAGCTATCTTGGCCTTCTACGCAGTCCTAAGTGAGGAAGAGCCGATTAGCCTTCGTCGACTACGTCGTAAATGTGAACGCCTCGTCCGCGAAGCAGTCGATGTAGAAATCGATTTCCCCGCAGAACGTGTCGTGGACTACCTATTGCACCTGCAGCTGATCGAAGGCGATAACGAGGGCAGATATGAGGTCATCGATCCAGTTGGAAATGATGTTGGCGATTCGGCCGGATGA
- a CDS encoding FAD-binding oxidoreductase has protein sequence MSINLENQPHSGTRDWSEFGKHRGRILHREKLARNVHLYVVEKPDGFEFTPGQAVDLALDQEGWREEKRPFTITSVPSDPRLEFIIKSYPTDEYPNHDGMTEHLAKNASVGDRLIFSDAWGAIKYQGPGLFIAGGAGMTPFISILRYLHQQQQLDGNRVFFSNQCAEDIFLQGELFRMLGRSITCTLTEEQHRDYEFGEINTDWLRARVETFDQPFYICGPPHMVEDMEAILLDLGVTKEHIVHEAA, from the coding sequence ATGTCAATCAATCTGGAAAACCAACCTCATAGCGGCACCCGCGACTGGAGCGAATTTGGAAAGCACCGGGGACGGATACTGCATCGTGAAAAACTGGCAAGAAACGTGCATCTGTACGTTGTCGAAAAGCCAGACGGCTTCGAATTCACCCCCGGGCAAGCCGTCGACTTGGCCCTCGACCAGGAAGGTTGGCGCGAAGAAAAACGCCCCTTCACGATCACGAGTGTCCCAAGCGATCCAAGGCTAGAATTCATCATCAAGTCTTATCCAACGGATGAGTACCCAAACCACGACGGAATGACCGAGCACCTCGCTAAGAACGCGAGCGTTGGCGACAGACTAATTTTCAGTGACGCGTGGGGTGCAATCAAGTATCAGGGGCCGGGGTTGTTCATCGCGGGTGGGGCGGGGATGACGCCATTCATTTCCATCCTGCGATACCTTCATCAACAACAGCAATTGGACGGGAACCGGGTCTTCTTCAGCAACCAATGCGCCGAAGACATCTTCCTGCAGGGTGAACTGTTTCGGATGCTGGGAAGAAGCATTACGTGCACGCTCACCGAGGAACAGCATCGGGACTACGAGTTCGGCGAAATCAATACTGACTGGCTACGTGCAAGAGTCGAAACATTCGATCAGCCGTTTTATATCTGCGGTCCTCCACACATGGTTGAAGACATGGAGGCGATCTTACTTGACCTCGGTGTCACGAAAGAACATATCGTTCACGAAGCCGCCTAA
- a CDS encoding HAD family hydrolase has product MATKPNHPDAPAISETIIRSSIKAIALDMDGLLFDTERIYWQVGETILQRRGFHYTTELQSRMMGRIGTAAVQQMIDFHDLDDDAEDLLAESDEVYGELLPNQIRPMPGLDAWVDRLRQSGLPFALTTSSRRRWVDVIFESQPWKSELAFVLTGDDVSKGKPHPEMYLTAAERFAVSPEQMLVLEDSGNGTKAGVAAGAVVVSVPSPHTKDQDFSGAALIADSLTDPRLWDLLPTATSS; this is encoded by the coding sequence ATGGCGACGAAGCCGAATCATCCGGATGCCCCTGCCATCTCCGAAACAATCATTCGATCGTCAATCAAGGCCATCGCGTTGGACATGGATGGGCTGTTGTTTGACACCGAACGAATTTATTGGCAAGTCGGCGAGACCATTTTACAACGCCGAGGCTTCCACTACACCACTGAGTTGCAATCTCGCATGATGGGGCGAATCGGAACCGCGGCGGTTCAACAAATGATCGATTTTCACGATCTCGATGATGACGCGGAAGACTTGCTGGCTGAAAGCGATGAAGTTTACGGTGAATTGCTTCCAAATCAAATCCGGCCAATGCCCGGCCTGGACGCCTGGGTCGATCGGCTTCGCCAAAGCGGACTGCCTTTCGCGCTGACAACGAGCAGTCGTCGTCGATGGGTCGACGTGATTTTTGAATCCCAACCCTGGAAGAGCGAACTGGCGTTTGTCCTGACCGGCGACGACGTTTCCAAGGGAAAGCCACATCCCGAGATGTATTTAACCGCTGCTGAACGGTTCGCGGTGTCACCAGAACAGATGCTAGTGCTCGAGGATAGTGGCAACGGAACCAAAGCAGGCGTGGCCGCAGGGGCGGTCGTCGTTTCTGTCCCCAGTCCACACACGAAGGACCAGGACTTTAGCGGTGCAGCGTTGATCGCCGACTCATTGACCGACCCGCGTTTATGGGACCTGTTGCCGACTGCCACCTCGAGTTGA
- a CDS encoding OsmC family protein, translated as MKTESSAHWEGGLKDGHGKLNTESGVLKETPYEFKTRFEDAVGTNPEELIGAAHAGCFSMALSNILGQSDMTADSIDTKASVTLEKGDDGPAITKVHLEVSAKIPGASEEAFLECANKAKTGCPVSRLLNAEITMDAKLVS; from the coding sequence ATGAAGACTGAATCATCTGCCCATTGGGAAGGTGGACTTAAAGACGGCCATGGCAAACTAAATACCGAAAGTGGCGTTTTAAAAGAGACGCCATATGAGTTTAAGACTCGATTTGAAGATGCCGTCGGTACCAATCCTGAAGAGTTGATTGGTGCCGCACACGCCGGATGCTTTTCCATGGCTTTGTCCAATATCCTAGGGCAAAGTGATATGACCGCAGACAGCATCGATACCAAGGCAAGCGTAACCCTGGAGAAAGGTGACGATGGGCCGGCGATCACGAAGGTGCATCTCGAAGTGAGCGCGAAGATTCCGGGCGCGAGCGAAGAAGCGTTTTTAGAATGCGCCAACAAGGCGAAAACCGGTTGCCCGGTTTCCAGGTTGTTGAACGCGGAAATCACGATGGATGCGAAACTGGTTTCATAA
- a CDS encoding DUF1269 domain-containing protein, translating to MTDQCVVARYSDPENFNTAIEVLEKAGFSPEEVSLVRNRDDVDQGLPCFATKPLSKQTSLPNGPTTTSASLMGGTIGAAMGAATMIGPMLVAGPLVGMAAGAAAGGTVNIFQTVGASDDDAADYHEAIANGDSLIVICGDPVRLQKAHRVLKTVSCVSLARHGQ from the coding sequence ATGACCGACCAGTGTGTTGTCGCAAGATACAGCGATCCAGAAAACTTCAACACAGCGATCGAGGTGCTTGAAAAGGCAGGGTTTTCCCCCGAGGAAGTTTCCTTGGTCCGAAACCGCGATGATGTTGACCAGGGACTCCCATGCTTCGCAACGAAGCCATTGTCGAAACAAACAAGTTTGCCAAATGGTCCTACTACCACGAGCGCGTCGCTTATGGGAGGCACGATCGGAGCGGCTATGGGGGCCGCAACAATGATCGGACCAATGCTTGTCGCTGGACCACTCGTCGGTATGGCCGCGGGAGCAGCAGCAGGCGGAACGGTCAATATCTTTCAAACCGTTGGTGCGTCCGACGACGACGCAGCTGATTACCACGAAGCGATCGCAAACGGCGACAGCTTGATTGTGATTTGCGGTGACCCTGTCCGACTACAAAAGGCACATCGGGTTTTGAAAACCGTCTCATGCGTTTCGTTAGCACGTCACGGTCAGTAG
- a CDS encoding Gfo/Idh/MocA family protein, which translates to MVNRRTVVKTALAASASALAVHSGLSPQRVSAAANERIRLGVIGIGPRCRYVLGGMLKHADVQCAVIADVQASRREEGKKLVDSMAGNSGCETTIDFRSVLDRKDIDAVLIATGDRWHANASMLAAEAGKDVYSEKPCGITIDLCRRLSDTIKKTGRVFQAGTQRRTVTNFQQAVSLVHDGKLGKLKQLHATVYVPEMSTEWLPGQPTPDPRQCDWNLWLGPAPWRPYNEAYVNGRWRGYHDFDSGARLLDWGAHTVDLCQWAKQADDTMPVEYTADETGITCKYDDGIPLRIHFLETPFGQRPGWIQELGTCPVRFEGTAGSVEVGDSGGLVTKPESLAAGLPELPKKERGLDVEAHSRNFLDCVKSRELPNANHEVMRRSHTAAHAAALSWILGRTLRIDPKTEMFVDDDEANRLRERPERNWA; encoded by the coding sequence ATGGTTAATCGACGAACTGTTGTAAAAACAGCTTTAGCAGCTTCCGCCTCGGCTCTTGCTGTTCATTCTGGTCTTTCACCACAACGAGTTTCTGCGGCTGCAAACGAACGAATTCGTTTGGGTGTCATCGGCATTGGTCCGCGTTGCCGCTACGTGCTCGGCGGAATGTTAAAACATGCGGATGTCCAATGTGCCGTGATCGCAGACGTCCAAGCCTCACGACGTGAGGAAGGCAAAAAGCTGGTCGATTCGATGGCCGGCAATTCCGGATGCGAAACGACCATTGATTTTCGTAGTGTCTTGGATCGAAAAGATATTGATGCGGTCTTGATCGCGACCGGCGACCGTTGGCACGCAAATGCCTCGATGTTGGCTGCCGAAGCCGGCAAAGACGTCTACAGCGAGAAGCCTTGTGGGATCACGATCGACCTCTGCCGCCGCTTGTCAGACACAATCAAGAAGACAGGTCGCGTCTTCCAAGCCGGTACTCAGCGGCGGACCGTGACTAATTTTCAGCAGGCCGTCAGCTTGGTTCATGATGGAAAACTTGGGAAGTTAAAGCAGCTGCATGCGACCGTCTATGTACCGGAAATGAGTACCGAATGGCTGCCTGGTCAGCCGACCCCCGATCCGCGCCAATGCGATTGGAACCTCTGGCTTGGCCCCGCCCCGTGGCGTCCTTACAACGAAGCGTATGTAAATGGGCGTTGGCGTGGATACCACGACTTTGACTCCGGCGCGCGGCTACTTGATTGGGGAGCCCATACGGTCGATTTGTGCCAATGGGCGAAGCAAGCCGACGACACGATGCCTGTGGAATACACCGCCGATGAAACGGGAATCACTTGCAAGTACGACGACGGGATTCCACTGCGGATTCACTTCCTGGAAACGCCTTTCGGCCAGCGTCCCGGTTGGATTCAAGAACTGGGGACCTGCCCAGTTCGATTCGAAGGCACTGCTGGTTCGGTTGAAGTCGGTGATAGCGGCGGTCTTGTAACCAAACCGGAATCTCTCGCGGCAGGACTTCCTGAGTTGCCTAAGAAAGAACGGGGACTCGATGTCGAAGCCCACTCACGCAATTTCTTGGACTGTGTCAAGTCACGCGAATTACCCAACGCGAATCACGAAGTCATGCGTCGGTCGCACACCGCTGCCCACGCTGCCGCACTTTCATGGATTCTGGGACGGACTTTACGTATCGATCCGAAAACCGAAATGTTCGTCGATGATGATGAAGCGAATCGCTTACGCGAGCGTCCCGAACGCAATTGGGCATAG
- a CDS encoding DUF3387 domain-containing protein: protein MEDERNDERSEVLDDFSEEIIDLIHLLKAERASFGDLGIRFEQQATYDIKAEKKVGVVLVLAGHGYPRRPRRCLHPCRELQEASQGSSTGLTADPSDKSATKGSPVSSL from the coding sequence ATGGAGGATGAACGAAACGACGAACGCAGCGAAGTGCTCGATGACTTCTCTGAAGAGATTATCGATCTGATTCACCTGCTCAAAGCCGAGCGAGCTTCATTCGGTGATCTCGGCATCCGATTCGAACAACAAGCCACTTACGATATCAAAGCCGAGAAGAAGGTTGGTGTTGTTCTCGTCCTTGCCGGCCATGGCTATCCCCGTCGACCGCGACGATGTTTACACCCATGCCGAGAACTGCAAGAAGCATCGCAGGGGAGCTCCACAGGCTTAACAGCCGACCCAAGCGATAAGTCTGCGACAAAAGGATCGCCTGTCTCATCGCTATAA
- a CDS encoding S8 family serine peptidase — protein MTRKLSFESMEARRLLAADVASHQEETTIEVASDFSANAFAEVGNLDGTVNVSSSLGYFNYYDRIGFSVEREADVSIRLDGFWTDVDLYLTDSRGYVIDYSVNWGRTAESIDVTIEPGNYYVWSLATSWYTTGYHMELTADQVPEPLPEPEPVPETGVPSDGVSPLTDVAYFGGSNEWGLNEVGAPEAWAAGYTGQGITVAVIDTGVDLDHPDLYSNIYVNAGEIAGNGIDDDGNGYVDDVHGFDFADWDADANDVHGHGTHVAGTIAALDNGWGATGVAPDATILPVKVLGDNGSGSSTSVAAGIRYAADQGADIINLSLGGGYSYDIESAIEYARSLGSFVIAAAGNEYASMPGFPARFSASLDNVLSVGAFDSSGNIAAFSNDVGGSGAVQIDAPGVGVYSTYVGGGFARMSGTSMATPHVVGVAALTLSANPSLAPSALRDLLVSGVVGNANGSDGLGKVSTLYSVAWAAAGVSGGTASGGGAASGTDGSGGVGASSFAAASDLLDEPDAADVDVVFEDASNLGPNDSLVKARQASENSRTEDTDAVFEDYFASDDSDDQWSVENDSDLELLAIA, from the coding sequence ATGACTCGCAAACTCTCGTTTGAGTCGATGGAAGCGCGACGTCTCCTCGCAGCCGACGTCGCCTCCCATCAGGAGGAAACGACGATTGAAGTAGCAAGCGACTTTAGTGCGAATGCTTTTGCAGAAGTCGGAAATCTGGACGGTACTGTCAATGTCTCAAGCTCATTAGGGTATTTCAATTACTACGACCGAATCGGATTTTCGGTTGAACGAGAAGCCGACGTTTCGATCCGTTTGGACGGATTCTGGACCGACGTCGATCTTTACCTGACGGATTCACGTGGATACGTGATTGACTATTCCGTCAACTGGGGAAGGACAGCCGAATCGATCGACGTGACGATCGAACCCGGCAACTACTATGTCTGGTCACTGGCAACGTCTTGGTACACCACCGGGTACCACATGGAATTGACTGCCGATCAAGTTCCTGAGCCACTGCCCGAACCCGAACCGGTCCCCGAAACTGGTGTGCCTTCCGATGGCGTTTCACCACTGACCGACGTTGCCTACTTTGGCGGTTCGAATGAGTGGGGACTCAATGAAGTCGGCGCCCCCGAAGCCTGGGCTGCTGGTTATACCGGGCAAGGCATCACGGTCGCTGTGATCGATACCGGCGTCGATTTGGATCACCCTGATCTTTACAGCAATATCTATGTCAACGCCGGCGAAATCGCGGGTAACGGCATCGACGACGACGGCAACGGATACGTTGACGATGTCCACGGATTCGACTTCGCTGATTGGGATGCTGATGCAAACGATGTTCATGGACACGGAACTCACGTGGCCGGAACGATCGCAGCACTTGATAACGGATGGGGCGCAACCGGAGTCGCTCCTGACGCGACGATCCTGCCAGTGAAAGTTCTCGGCGACAATGGCTCGGGAAGCTCAACCAGTGTTGCCGCGGGCATTCGTTATGCTGCAGACCAAGGTGCGGACATCATTAACCTGAGCCTGGGCGGAGGCTACAGCTACGACATTGAGTCGGCTATCGAGTACGCCCGCTCGCTCGGTTCGTTTGTCATCGCTGCGGCTGGCAACGAATACGCTTCGATGCCTGGCTTCCCAGCTCGATTCAGTGCGTCTCTTGACAATGTCTTGTCTGTCGGGGCGTTCGATTCCAGCGGCAACATCGCGGCATTCAGCAATGACGTCGGCGGCAGCGGTGCGGTGCAGATCGATGCTCCTGGCGTTGGAGTGTATAGCACCTACGTCGGTGGCGGATTTGCAAGAATGTCTGGCACAAGTATGGCTACGCCACACGTTGTCGGTGTCGCCGCATTGACCCTTTCGGCAAACCCATCTTTGGCTCCATCGGCATTGCGAGATTTGTTGGTTTCCGGCGTTGTCGGAAACGCCAATGGATCTGACGGACTCGGAAAGGTCAGCACGCTGTATTCGGTCGCATGGGCAGCTGCCGGGGTTTCGGGCGGCACAGCCAGCGGAGGTGGCGCAGCGTCGGGAACGGACGGCAGCGGCGGTGTCGGCGCATCAAGTTTTGCTGCGGCATCGGATCTGCTGGACGAGCCTGATGCGGCAGACGTCGACGTCGTATTCGAAGACGCTTCGAATCTTGGACCAAACGACAGCTTGGTCAAAGCTCGTCAAGCTTCCGAAAATTCACGAACCGAAGACACCGACGCTGTCTTTGAAGACTATTTCGCAAGCGACGATTCCGATGATCAATGGAGCGTCGAGAACGATTCCGATTTGGAATTGCTTGCGATCGCGTAA
- a CDS encoding DUF6980 family protein, with protein MNCEKFRALSERIDAKDISEEISEWVSHQNSCTECGDWALAKKIRQRGFDPDDFSCVHLANYATMTCEQHPQPLECPDILVAYIATFDEYVLPVRDGGPSYIAIKHCPWCGVRVPESKRSRWFDELRELGIKYPIGADLPEAYTSDAWWKSNPSND; from the coding sequence ATGAACTGCGAAAAATTCCGCGCCCTTTCCGAACGTATTGACGCGAAAGATATTTCTGAAGAGATTTCCGAATGGGTGAGCCACCAAAACAGTTGCACCGAGTGTGGGGACTGGGCACTTGCAAAGAAAATTCGTCAGCGTGGATTCGACCCGGATGACTTTTCATGCGTGCATCTGGCCAACTATGCGACGATGACCTGCGAACAACACCCCCAGCCTCTAGAGTGTCCCGATATCTTGGTCGCTTATATCGCGACGTTCGACGAGTATGTCCTACCTGTTCGTGACGGCGGCCCTTCGTACATCGCGATCAAACACTGCCCTTGGTGTGGAGTTCGCGTCCCCGAGTCAAAGCGATCCCGATGGTTTGACGAACTACGTGAACTTGGGATCAAGTATCCGATAGGTGCCGACCTCCCCGAAGCCTACACATCGGATGCCTGGTGGAAATCGAATCCATCCAATGATTAA